The sequence ATGGCGACTTTGCCGTACTGCTGCGGCTCGCGCCCGACCAAGACCCCAACCCTCATCCGAGCGGTGGGTGGAATGTCCGGCTGAAGGTGCGCCGCGACGGCATGACCAGAACGTCCGCAGATATCCCGTTCCAGCAGGGCCGAATCAACAGTGCGAAAGAGCCCTTCGCCTGGGACGAACTCACGCCTTAGCTGCCAACGAAGGAGGCCGCGCGATGACTGAAGATGCAAACCAGGATCATTGCTCACCCAAGGACCAGGGCAATCCTGGAAAGCCGGGGAAGAAGTGCGAGCCGCTGGATCCGGGGCCCAAGGCGCCATCGTTACCTGAACTGCCCAAATGGCCGGAAGCCTGCTGCTGCCCGAGCAAACCGCCGGCGACCGGCACCTGCCTCGATGATCTGATCGATGAACAGGCGAAGCTGGTTAGCGAGGCCGAACAGGCCAAGGCGTTCAAGGCTGAACTCGAAGACCTGTTGAAGAAGGCGAAGGCGGCGAAGCTCGAATATACCAATGAGAAGTTCAAGGACTTCAGCGAGCGGTGGGAGAAGGAAGACGCGCTGATCGTCGACCTCATCCACAAGCTGGTTTGCGCCGTGCCGTGCTGGTGGTGCCTTATCGAGTGTGAGGTCTGCCCGCTGCTCTATGCCATCCGCGACACCGAACTAAGGCTCGATGGCGACGGGGCGCTGACCGATAAGGTCTATTCGCTGCGCGACCTGCGCTACTGGCAGGAACGCAACCGCGATGCCAAGGCTGCGGTGTTCGATCGCATCAAGAAAGTGCTTGCCGCTTGGGAAAAACCGGCGACGACTATCGACAAGAATCTCGCCGACAATTGGAAGCAGATCGAGGAAGTGCGCAAGATCATCGCCACGGAATCGGCGCGCGCGGTTTTGCTGGTCTTCCTGAAGCTGGTGCCGATGCATCTTGCGATCGCGCCGCGTGGAGCCACATCCAAGATCGAGTCCGAATATCTGAGCTTCTGCGGCTGCGACAAAGGCACCCCTGACGACTGCTGTGGGCCGGATGTCGGCGTGCTCAGCATGCGTGACCGGCTGATCGGACCGCAACCCTATATCGTCCCCCCTGACAAGTTTTTCGACATCATCTGCTGCCTGGCCACCGAACGCTATCTACCTGCCAAGAACCAGCTGGCTGCAGCGACGTCCGATCTCGCTGCCACAGAAGCGGCGATCAAGCGGGCAACCACTGATCTCGAGCAGAAGAAGAGCTCGGTGGAGGCCGACTACAAGGCCAATGTCTCCAACCCTGTCGACTGCGACAAATACAAGCGCAGGGACGGCGGCGACTGCGGCTGCGGTCCCAAAACCTCAAGCAGCCAGTCGTCGTCCGGCGACTTGGCCGTCCGCTGACCTGATTCCGGAGAATTGCCATGCCCGAATATCTGCATCCCGGCGTATATATCGAAGAGATCGAACGCGGTCCTCGTCCCATTGAGGGGGTACCCACCAGCACTGCGGCGTTCCTTGGAGAGACGGAGCGCGGCCCGATTAAGCCGCGCCTTGTGACCAGCTACAAGGAGTATCAGCGCTGGTTCGGCGGCGTCTTCGGGCAAGACAAGTACCTGCCATATGCCATCAACGGCTTCTTTGAGAACGGCGGCAAGCGCGTCTTCGTCTCGCGCCTGGTCGGCGAGGCGGCGACCACCGCGCAGCTGCAGATCGGAAGCTACGCTATCCGCGCCTCCGCTCCCGGAAGCTGGGGCAAGCGCGTATGGGTCAAGATCACTCCAAGTTCGACGAAAGACCAACACGGCTCCCCAATCGGTTTCCGTATCCAACTGGCGTATTGGACGGGCAACCCGCCAGCGCTGTTCGACCCGTTCACCGCAGAGGGCCGGCGCACGATCCCGCAGCCTTCGCTCACCGAGGATTTCAACGACCTCGTGCTCGACGAAAACTCGCCTGACTATGTCGGCAAGCGGTTCCCCTTTATCGACCTCGGCAAGGGAGTGACCAACCAGGGCCCGGACAGTTCGGCGCTCGGGCTTCTGGTACGCAATGTCGGCACCGATCCGTTCGAACTGCCGCAGACGTCGACGAGCGCCGCACTGGCTGAGGGTGGCGACGACGACCCCGCCGCGTTGGGTACGCCGGACTATGTCGGCCTGCCGGGCGGAAGTCGCGTCGACCTCCAAGGCCTGAGCGCACTCGAGCTTGACCCGTATCGGGACGTCGCGCTCGTCTACGCGCCCGCGGTATCGACCGATATCGCGAACCAGATCATCATCCATTGTGAGAACATGCGGTTTCGCTTCGCGGTGATCGACAGCGACAAGGGAATGAACGATCCCTCGGCTCTCAACCCCCGGAATATCCTGAATACCGATACCAACTACGCCGGCTACTACTATCCATGGATATGGATATCCGATCCGGCCACCGGCGCCCGCAAGCTGGTGCCACCGGGCGGCCACAGCCTCGGCGTTTTCGCCCGAACCGACTCCGAGAGAGGCGTGTTCAAGGCGCCCGCTAACGAACTGCTGCGCGGCGCGCTCGATCTCGAAATCGACATCAATGACCAAACACAGGACGTGCTCAATCCTCAGAGCGTCAACGTCATCCGCCAATTCCCGGGCCGCGGCATCCGCATCTGGGGCGCGCGCACCATCACCTCGAACGCCCTCTGGAAATATGTCAGCGTGCGGCGCCTCTTCATTTTCCTGGAGCGATCGATTTACGAAGGAACTCAATGGGTTGTCTTTGAACCGAACGATCCGCGCCTGTGGGCGCGCGTCACCGACACCATCCGCCTGTTCCTGCGTACGCAATGGCGGCTGGGCGCGCTCTACGGGCGCACCGAGGAACAGGCCTTCTTCATCACCTGCAACGAGACTGTGATGTCCCAGGACGACATCCTGAACGGACGACTGATCTGCGAGATCGGCATCGCGCCGGTCCGCCCGGCCGAGTTCGTCATCTTCCGCATCTTCCAGAACACCGCTGAAGCACAGCGTTAGGAGAGCAGGTCATGGCACCGCGCATCGATCCAATCCGAAATTTCCGCTTCCTGTTGGAGATCGACAATGTCACCAGGGCGGGGTTCAGCGAAGTCGCGATCGCCGAAACGACGATTGAGGCTGTGGACTATCGCGAGGGCACCGATCCGCCGCATATGCGCAAGCTTTCCGGGCTGACCAAGTACGGAAGCATCACGCTCAAGGCCGGAATGACGACGGATGCCAATTCGCTCGAACTGTTCAAATGGCACAATGACGTTTCGGTCGGCCTTATCAGCGAACGCCGTCGCAACATCGCAATCAGCGTGCGCGACGAGAGCGGCAAGACGGAGCAGGCGCGCTTCGTGATCTCCGAAGCCTGGCCGATCAAATACGACCCAAGTGACCTCAGCGGCAAGGGCAACGAGGTGATGATCGAACTGCTCGAACTCGCCAACGAAGGCATCGAGCGGGTGAAGTAGGAGGGTTTCGTGAACGCACATCCAGGCTTCCAGACCGAGATCGAGTTCGAACTGCCGAAGGGCTATGTGGACGGCGCCGGCACACTGCATCGCCAAGGTGTCATGCGGCTGGCAACGGCGGCGGATGAAATCCTGCCGCTGCGCGATCCACGTGTGCAGGAGAATGAGGCTTACCTGTCCGTCATCGTGTTGGCGCGGGTCATTGTCCGTCTCGGTTCGCTGAAAGACGTGCACCCGGGAGTGATCGAAGGTCTCTACGCCTCCGACCTCGCCTATTTGCAGCGGCTCTACGAGACGTTCAACTCTGCCGACGAGCCGTTGGACAAAGCGGTCATCAACGGCGGCAGCAATGGAGTGAGGAGCATGGTCTCCCTGGGGGAAGCATGAAGGCCTATCCCGTGAAGTCGCTGTACGAGGAAATGGCCTTTATTGCGCATCACTTTCATTGGTCCCACAGCGATCTGATGCAACTTGAGCACGGCGAACGAAGGCGGTGGTGTCGAGAAATCTCGGCCATCAACCGTCGCCTCGACGGAACGCCCGCCAACCCATTCGACGTCTGAGGTTCACGTATGAAGCGGCAAGATCCCCTTCGCGGTTTCCGGTTCCTGGTGGAGATCGAAGGCCTGACCAGCGCCGGATTCCTGCGGATCAAGGGCTTGCAGCGTGAGATCAAGCACGAGTCTTACCGCGAGGGCGGCGTCAATGAGTATGAGCACAAGCTGTTCTCGCAGGTATCCTACCCGTCGGTCGTGCTCGAGCGCGGCCTTGCGCACGAGGATCTCTGGCGGTGGGCGCTCGCGGCCTCGGAGGGCAACATCCAGCGCAAGACGGTGCGCATTCGGCTGCAGAGCGAAGCCGGCGAACCATCCTGGGCATGGCAGCTCGACTGGGCGATCCCGGTCAAGTGGGCTGCCTCGGACCTCGATGCAAACTCTTCGCAGATAGTGGTGGAGAGTCTCGAACTCGCGCATCACGGATTGAGGAGAGCAGCATGAAGCTGGCCAACCAGCCCCTCTTGCGACTGCGCTCCCGTGTTGCTCGGCCCGCCACGAGGCAGAGGCGGCGATGGACGGCAATCACGCTGCGCTGGCGGTCGGCCGGGAGGCGACTGCCAAGGCCAAGCACGCGTCCGCCATCACCAAGCATATCGCACTACTGGGTGACGCAGTTCAATCTGCATTTCGGCGGTGCGCATCCGACAGTTGATCATCTACGCCCGGTGTCAGCCGCACCTATGCAAATGACCCGGTTGTATTGGTGTCGCACCACCGAGCGCACGCCAGGAACGACAACAACGGTCCGCCAAATTATCGATCGCGAAAGACGCCGGTTCACGGGTACTTCCGAGACGAATGTGGTGCTGCGCTTCAGTGCCATTCGTGGGAAACAGGTAGCTAGGACCTTCCCGGAGGTGAGCCGGGTGGTACCACGAACCCGGCTGCCGAAAACGCCGGGCGCCGGCATGTTGCAGGCGACGATTGAGTTAGCACACGAGCGCCGCCGTTTTAGGCTCAGCGAGCGCGGCGCGCTGTCTGCGGCGAGGCGTCTAGCGAGCCGGGCGGCTGCCGCGACAGTGCAGGTCCGGTGGGCTGGCGAGACGCCGCGCGGGTTAGCCAGCATAAGGCCAAGGCGCCAAGCGCCGCCGCAGGCACCGGCATTGCACGCCGGGCGGGACCTGGTCTGGCGGATACAGGAACGGGATCGCGTGCTGGAGCCGGACAAATTCGCCCCAGCACGCGCCGCGGCGACCCCAGCGAATGTTCAGACCATGGGCACCGCAATGGCCGCTGCCTTGCCAGCGCAGGCAGCCGCCTTGCAGCGTCAGCAGGCACTTGATCCGGCAATCGTCGAAAGGCTCACCGACGACGTAATCAATCGCGTGGAGCGGCGCCTTCGCATCGAACGCGAGCGAAGGGGATTGTGAGGCGCAATGTCCAAGTCACAACTTGAGAAGGCTATCATCACCGTCCTCGACGGTGCCGACAAGGGCAAGGTCATAACCGTCCTTTTCAATCCAGCTGAATACAGTTTCGACCGGACCAACTCCTACAAGGCAACGGCCATACCTGGCCTCGGCTCACCAATCCTCCAGTTCGTCAATGGCGAATGCGACCAGCTCAGCATGGAGCTGTTTCTCGATGATTTCACCGATCCTGAGGGACCTACGTCGCTCAGGCAGAAGGAGCGCGACCCGGTCGCCAAGCGGTTGAAGGACATTTCCAAGCTACTCGAGATCGACCGTGATTTGCACGCTCCAGCGCCAGTGCGATTCAATTGGGGACCGATGGAGTTCTCCGCGGTCATCGAGAAGCTCGGCAGGAAGGTGACGAAGTTCCATTCCGACGGCGCCCCCGCGCGCGCCGCTCTCAATGTGACCTTCAAGGAATATCGGACGCTGCGCCAGCAGTTGGAGGCCCCGCGGCGGGAATCCTCTGACAAGACCAAGCGCCGCGTCGTGGTCGGCCGCGAGAGTCTCTGGTCGATCGCCGCCAAGGAATACGACGATCCCAACGAGTGGGTTCGCATCGCCGATGCCAACGACATCGACGACCCCCGCGAGATCAGGCCGGGAGACTGGCTGAGGCTGCCACCAATCGAGAATCCCGATGGAACTCGCGACGCTTTCTAGCAAATATGGCAACTTCTTCGCGCCAGCCTTCTCGATACGGCTGGGACGGGACGACCTGACTCGCGACCTGTTGGTCGCGGTCAGCCAGGTGGAAGTCGACCTGGTGCTTGGAGCGTCGGCACGGTTCACATTCACGCTGGTCAACTGTTACAGCGCCAAGGCGCACGCTTTTCTGACCGGACGCGACGCGCAAGTTCTTGAACTGCTCAAGTTCGGCGCGGAGGTCAGCATCGGGATGGGTTATGGCGACGCCAAAACGGTACCGGTGATCGCCACCGGGGTCGTCACCGAGATCACCACAAACTTTCCGGAGTCAGGCTCGCCGGAACTGACGATCTCCGGCTACGATCACGCCTTCCCGCTCACCATCGGCAAGAACGCTCGCACCTGGACAAAGGCGCTCGACAGCGACGCAGCGCGTGAGATTGCGAGTTTTCATAATCTCAGCGCCAATATCGAGGCGACCAAGGAACGGCACCCGCAGATCGAGCAGAATCAGGAAAGCGATTTCGAGTTCCTAAAAAAGCTGGCCGACCGCAATCATTTCGAGTTGTTCGTCGACGAGAAGCGCAGGCTCCACTTCCGCAAACCCAACGACTCCGCTTCCGCTGTGGTCAGGCTGGTCTGGGGCGAAGGACTGATTTCCTTCAAGCCGGAGGCGAACCTTGCGGGCCAGATTGCCAAGGTCGAGGTCTATGGCTGGGATCCGAAGAAGAAGGAAAAGATTGTCGGCGTTGCCCGGGCCGGCGAGGAGTCTGGCAAGGACTCCAAGGGAAGGAGCGCCGGCGAACGGTTGAAGGCCTTTATCAAGGATCCCGACAAGCAGCCGGTGCTGCGTCTGCGTCAGCCTGTCTTTACGCAGGCCGAGGCCGAAAAACGCGCCAGTGCCGCGCTCAACGAACGGGCCAAGGAATTCCTGAAGGGCGAGGCAGAGGCCATTGGACTCCCTGACATCCGCCCCGACCAGAACGTCCAGTTTGACAATCTCGGCGCGCCCTTCTCGAAGACCTACTACATCCAGCAGGCGACCCACAAAATCGACAGCAACGGCTACCGCACGCGCTTCAAGGTGAAGGAGACGGCGCTATGAACATGATGGCTGTCGCGCCTTCGCGCGAGACCGAGCTCGAGTCCGGCGGCGTCGTGAAGGGCGTCGCGATCGCACTGGTGACGCACAACAACGATCCCGAAAATCTCTGCCGCGTAAAGGTCCGCTATCCGTGGCATGAAAAGCCGACCGAAAGCTACTGGGCGCGGCTCGCTATGCCGATGGCCGGTGATCAGCGCGGCCTTGTACTGATCCCGGAAGTCGGCGACGAGGTCGTTGTCGGTTTTGAGCGCGAGGACTTGCGTTTCCCATACGTGCTGGGCGCGCTGTGGAACGGCAAGGACAAGCCACCGCACGCCAACAGCGACGGCAAGAACGACAAGCGGACTCTGCAATCGCGCAAGAAACACTATCTCCTGTTCGACGACGGCTCACGCGGCGTCGTCGAACTGGCCCACGAGAAGGGCCGCAAGGTGGTGTTCGACGACGACGGCATCGCCCTGCAGGACGAAAATGGCAACTCGATCAGGATCGATAGCCGCAGCGGCGCAGTGTCGATCGAAGCCAAGGGCAATCTCAGCATCAAGGCAGCCGCCATCACCATCGAGTCGAACGGCACGCTCGACCTGAAGGCGGTCGCCACATTGAGCGTGCGTGGCGCGCTCGTGAACATCAACTGAGGCGAAGCATGAGATGGGACAGCCAGCAGCACGGCTAGGCGATCCGACCAGCCACGGCACACCGCTGGGGCCGGGTCCCGGCTGCCCAACCGTGCTGATCGCCGGCATGCCGGCCTGGCGCGCCGGATCCGACACGCATGCCTGCCCTCTGGTCGACGTGCTGAAGCCGCATGTCGGTGGCGTGGTTGCGGTAGGCAGCATGACAGTCAAGATCGGCGGCCTGGCGGCGGCGCGACAGGGCGACATGATTGTCGAGGCGGGTGCGCCGAACCCGATCGCTGTCGGGGCCCCGACGGTGATGATTGGGTAGGGGAGTGGCGATGGAGGAGCGCAAGGATTTCCTTGGCAGGGGCTGGGCGATGCCGGTGGACATCGATCCGCGTACCGGACTGGTGGCGGCGGCAGCCTTTGAAGAGGATATCAGGCAGTCGATCCGGATCATCCTCGAGACGGCACCGGGCGAGCGGGTGATGCGGCCGAATTTCGGCTGCGGCATCCACGAACTTGTGTTCACAGCGGTCGACAGCACGGCGCTGCAGCGGATCCGCTCCGAGGTGGAGGCCGCGCTGCGCCGCTACGAGGCGCGCGTCGAGGTCCTGGAGGTTACTGCCGACGAGGATGCCACAACTGAAGGCAAGCTGTTGGTCGAGGTCGAATACCGGGTCCGTCGCACCAATCAGATCGGCAATCTGGTCTTTCCATTTTATTTCCGCGAGGGCGGCCGGCCATGAGATTTCCTTCCGCGCCCAAGCTGGAGCCCAGACGAGCCGCGGATTTCGAGGACGAACTGCTGCGCCGCGCACGGAGTTGGATCCCCAACTGGAATCCGCAGGAGGGCGACAACGACTTTGGCATGGCGCTTCTGAAGATCGCCGCACGTTTCAGCTCAGAGGTCGCCGAGCGGCTCGACGGCGCGGGCGACAAGATGGCGCGCGGCTTTTTCGACTGGCTTGGCCGGCGCGGCGAGGCGGCGCGGCCGGCGCGCATGCCGGTGGTGTTCAAGCTTGCCGAGACGGCGCGCGAGGAGGTCATGGCCCTCCATCCCGTCCGCATGCAAGTCGACGTCGAGGATGCCACGGTGACATTCGAGACGGAGACCGATCTACGGGTGGCGCCGGGGACGCTCGAGGCGGTGGTCGGCGTCGATCCGGTCAATGATGAGTTCTTCTTGCCACCGCCAGGGCTGACCAGCCTGGAGCCCCTGGAGCCGTCGCCGACCCGGTGGCTGATCAAGAATTTCGCGGCACCGAGGACCTCTGAGCTGCAGTTCGATCCAGGTCTTGGTTTGGACGAGGATATGCTGGTCGAGATCGCTGGCTCCCAGTATCGTATTTCCAACCCGCGTGGCGACCTGGCGACGATCCAGCCCGCGGTGCCTCCTGGCGACGGGTTTGCGAGCGGCACGCCGGTCGGGAAGGTGGAGGCGTTCCGACCCTTTGACGGAGCCCGCAACCAGCAGGATCATATCCTTTATCTCGGGCATGCCGAACTGCTGAACGTTGAGGCCGAGGCGAACATTGAGGTCAGCGGGCTCGCGGCCTTGGAAGACGGCGTCGCCTGGGAATACTGGGGCAAAGACGCGCGAGCGGACCCTACCGACGCCGATCCCCGCTGGCGACCGCTGGAGCCCCCATCCGCCGCCGGCGATAAGCTAGTCCTGACCAAACAAAAGGGCGCTGTTGAGCCGACGAAGGTCGGCACTGCCGAGGCACGCTGGATCAGAGCGCGGCTGACGCTCAGCGACGGCATGCTGACCAGCGACCGCGTCGCGCTGAGCATCAATCCGCTCCATGGAAAGGACTAT comes from Mesorhizobium japonicum MAFF 303099 and encodes:
- a CDS encoding phage tail protein; the protein is MKRQDPLRGFRFLVEIEGLTSAGFLRIKGLQREIKHESYREGGVNEYEHKLFSQVSYPSVVLERGLAHEDLWRWALAASEGNIQRKTVRIRLQSEAGEPSWAWQLDWAIPVKWAASDLDANSSQIVVESLELAHHGLRRAA
- a CDS encoding DUF6760 family protein, with amino-acid sequence MKAYPVKSLYEEMAFIAHHFHWSHSDLMQLEHGERRRWCREISAINRRLDGTPANPFDV
- a CDS encoding phage tail sheath subtilisin-like domain-containing protein — translated: MPEYLHPGVYIEEIERGPRPIEGVPTSTAAFLGETERGPIKPRLVTSYKEYQRWFGGVFGQDKYLPYAINGFFENGGKRVFVSRLVGEAATTAQLQIGSYAIRASAPGSWGKRVWVKITPSSTKDQHGSPIGFRIQLAYWTGNPPALFDPFTAEGRRTIPQPSLTEDFNDLVLDENSPDYVGKRFPFIDLGKGVTNQGPDSSALGLLVRNVGTDPFELPQTSTSAALAEGGDDDPAALGTPDYVGLPGGSRVDLQGLSALELDPYRDVALVYAPAVSTDIANQIIIHCENMRFRFAVIDSDKGMNDPSALNPRNILNTDTNYAGYYYPWIWISDPATGARKLVPPGGHSLGVFARTDSERGVFKAPANELLRGALDLEIDINDQTQDVLNPQSVNVIRQFPGRGIRIWGARTITSNALWKYVSVRRLFIFLERSIYEGTQWVVFEPNDPRLWARVTDTIRLFLRTQWRLGALYGRTEEQAFFITCNETVMSQDDILNGRLICEIGIAPVRPAEFVIFRIFQNTAEAQR
- a CDS encoding PAAR domain-containing protein, with translation MGQPAARLGDPTSHGTPLGPGPGCPTVLIAGMPAWRAGSDTHACPLVDVLKPHVGGVVAVGSMTVKIGGLAAARQGDMIVEAGAPNPIAVGAPTVMIG
- a CDS encoding phage tail protein codes for the protein MAPRIDPIRNFRFLLEIDNVTRAGFSEVAIAETTIEAVDYREGTDPPHMRKLSGLTKYGSITLKAGMTTDANSLELFKWHNDVSVGLISERRRNIAISVRDESGKTEQARFVISEAWPIKYDPSDLSGKGNEVMIELLELANEGIERVK
- a CDS encoding phage late control D family protein codes for the protein MELATLSSKYGNFFAPAFSIRLGRDDLTRDLLVAVSQVEVDLVLGASARFTFTLVNCYSAKAHAFLTGRDAQVLELLKFGAEVSIGMGYGDAKTVPVIATGVVTEITTNFPESGSPELTISGYDHAFPLTIGKNARTWTKALDSDAAREIASFHNLSANIEATKERHPQIEQNQESDFEFLKKLADRNHFELFVDEKRRLHFRKPNDSASAVVRLVWGEGLISFKPEANLAGQIAKVEVYGWDPKKKEKIVGVARAGEESGKDSKGRSAGERLKAFIKDPDKQPVLRLRQPVFTQAEAEKRASAALNERAKEFLKGEAEAIGLPDIRPDQNVQFDNLGAPFSKTYYIQQATHKIDSNGYRTRFKVKETAL
- a CDS encoding CIS tube protein, which produces MSKSQLEKAIITVLDGADKGKVITVLFNPAEYSFDRTNSYKATAIPGLGSPILQFVNGECDQLSMELFLDDFTDPEGPTSLRQKERDPVAKRLKDISKLLEIDRDLHAPAPVRFNWGPMEFSAVIEKLGRKVTKFHSDGAPARAALNVTFKEYRTLRQQLEAPRRESSDKTKRRVVVGRESLWSIAAKEYDDPNEWVRIADANDIDDPREIRPGDWLRLPPIENPDGTRDAF
- a CDS encoding phage baseplate assembly protein V, whose translation is MNMMAVAPSRETELESGGVVKGVAIALVTHNNDPENLCRVKVRYPWHEKPTESYWARLAMPMAGDQRGLVLIPEVGDEVVVGFEREDLRFPYVLGALWNGKDKPPHANSDGKNDKRTLQSRKKHYLLFDDGSRGVVELAHEKGRKVVFDDDGIALQDENGNSIRIDSRSGAVSIEAKGNLSIKAAAITIESNGTLDLKAVATLSVRGALVNIN
- a CDS encoding GPW/gp25 family protein, producing the protein MEERKDFLGRGWAMPVDIDPRTGLVAAAAFEEDIRQSIRIILETAPGERVMRPNFGCGIHELVFTAVDSTALQRIRSEVEAALRRYEARVEVLEVTADEDATTEGKLLVEVEYRVRRTNQIGNLVFPFYFREGGRP